From the genome of Methanobacterium petrolearium, one region includes:
- the gatE gene encoding Glu-tRNA(Gln) amidotransferase subunit GatE, giving the protein MVEKTDYEELGLMMGLEIHQQLNTSKKLFCPCKCELTDNKPDYRVLRYLRPTQSELGKIDRAAFEESRRKLTFLYDAYSEHTCLVEADDEPPHPLNPEALEIGLIIASLLNMQVVDEFHTMRKQVIDGSNTGGFQRTGLVATNGHMDTPYGRVVIENLCLEEDAARRMGQRKGTMGFRLDRLGIPLLEITTDPSIKLPEQVREVAYQIGQVLRSTKVKRGLGTIRQDLNISIREGARVEIKGVQDLDSMPLLVENEVKRQLNLLKIREELHNRKAEVENDIYDLSELLSETKSKIMAKALKNGGKVLSIKLAGFRGLIGKELQPNRRFGTELAGYAKKMGVAGIFHTDELPAYGITQEEVEKVNEFLGIGEDDAFILVADDGGKAHNALEEVQSRAKLAMEGVPEETRKALEDANTEYLRPLPTASRMYVETDIPVQVISQEHLEHVKANLPELPEEKKVRIIAEYKLSEDLASQLVRQDKVSQFEKIVVKCEVEPTTVASLLAYTLKELRREGLEVGNLTDSHLLGTFQLLSAGKISKDAVSDVLVGVLKEKSSPEEAAKKLNLIMLSDERVAEIIQDIVSSQEKMVKERNMGAMGPLMGMIMKELKGKADGKLVNKLLKEELQKYMG; this is encoded by the coding sequence ATGGTTGAAAAAACAGATTACGAAGAACTGGGCCTGATGATGGGTCTGGAAATACACCAGCAACTCAACACAAGCAAAAAACTCTTCTGTCCCTGTAAATGTGAATTAACAGATAATAAACCTGATTACAGAGTTTTAAGATATTTAAGGCCTACTCAAAGTGAGCTGGGTAAAATTGACCGGGCTGCTTTTGAAGAATCTCGTAGAAAACTCACGTTCCTTTATGATGCTTACTCGGAGCACACCTGTCTGGTGGAAGCAGATGATGAACCTCCACACCCTCTAAATCCAGAAGCCCTGGAGATCGGTCTCATAATCGCATCATTACTCAACATGCAAGTGGTGGATGAGTTCCACACCATGCGAAAACAGGTAATTGATGGAAGTAACACTGGAGGGTTTCAGAGAACCGGATTGGTAGCTACCAACGGACACATGGACACTCCCTATGGGAGGGTAGTAATAGAAAACCTCTGTTTAGAAGAGGATGCTGCACGTCGTATGGGTCAAAGGAAGGGGACCATGGGATTCCGTCTGGATAGGTTAGGAATACCATTACTGGAGATAACCACTGATCCTTCCATCAAACTCCCGGAACAGGTTCGTGAAGTAGCCTACCAGATTGGCCAGGTACTGCGCAGCACCAAGGTCAAACGTGGTTTAGGAACAATACGTCAAGATTTAAATATTTCCATCAGGGAAGGTGCTCGGGTGGAGATTAAAGGAGTTCAAGATCTGGATTCCATGCCATTACTGGTGGAAAATGAGGTTAAACGTCAACTTAATCTTTTAAAAATACGTGAAGAACTCCATAACCGGAAAGCTGAGGTTGAAAATGACATTTATGACTTAAGTGAGTTGTTAAGTGAAACAAAATCTAAAATAATGGCTAAAGCCCTGAAAAATGGTGGTAAAGTATTATCAATAAAACTGGCCGGGTTCAGAGGATTGATAGGTAAAGAATTACAACCTAATCGTAGGTTCGGAACTGAACTAGCAGGGTATGCTAAAAAGATGGGTGTGGCAGGTATTTTCCACACTGATGAGCTGCCAGCTTATGGAATAACCCAGGAAGAGGTGGAAAAGGTTAATGAGTTTCTGGGGATTGGTGAAGATGATGCTTTCATATTGGTGGCTGATGATGGTGGTAAGGCCCACAATGCCTTGGAAGAAGTTCAGAGCCGGGCAAAACTGGCCATGGAAGGCGTGCCTGAAGAGACCAGGAAGGCTTTGGAAGATGCAAATACAGAATATCTCCGACCCCTACCAACCGCCAGTCGGATGTATGTGGAAACCGACATACCAGTTCAGGTAATATCCCAGGAACACCTTGAACATGTTAAGGCTAATCTACCCGAGTTACCTGAAGAAAAAAAGGTCCGTATCATAGCTGAGTATAAGTTAAGTGAGGATCTGGCCAGTCAACTAGTACGTCAGGATAAAGTTAGTCAGTTTGAAAAAATCGTGGTAAAGTGTGAGGTTGAACCAACCACTGTGGCATCTTTACTGGCTTACACTCTTAAAGAACTCAGAAGAGAAGGTTTGGAAGTTGGTAATTTAACTGACAGTCATCTTCTTGGAACATTCCAGTTACTTTCTGCAGGTAAAATTTCCAAAGATGCGGTATCAGATGTTTTAGTGGGAGTGTTAAAGGAAAAATCATCTCCAGAAGAAGCAGCAAAAAAATTGAATCTTATAATGCTTTCTGATGAAAGGGTGGCTGAAATTATTCAGGACATTGTATCTTCCCAGGAAAAAATGGTCAAAGAAAGAAACATGGGGGCCATGGGGCCTCTGATGGGAATGATAATGAAGGAACTTAAGGGAAAAGCCGATGGAAAACTGGTAAATAAACTTTTGAAGGAAGAACTACAGAAATATATGGGATAA
- a CDS encoding thiamine pyrophosphate-dependent enzyme, giving the protein MKPRDFDMPEVDVAWCPGCGNLSILRSLKTALAELEIPPKDLVFVSGIGQAGKLPHYIKGNVFNGLHGRSLSPATGIKAVNPELTVIDVSGDGCMYGEGGNHFIHTIRRNPDLTNLVHNNMVYGLTKGQASPTSQIDFNTPLQVDGVFLEPFNPLTVAIALDASFVARAFSGDRKQTIEILKAAIKHKGYSLVDIFQPCVSFNKVNTRNWFKEHTYYLEDDHDPSNRNLAFQRAIETGEYPLGIFYTNCNKRTFEENLSVYYDKKTPLFQRKVDMQKIRNLVETKR; this is encoded by the coding sequence ATGAAACCTAGAGATTTTGACATGCCAGAGGTAGATGTGGCATGGTGTCCGGGATGTGGTAATTTATCAATCCTGCGCAGTCTCAAAACCGCCCTGGCTGAACTGGAAATCCCACCAAAAGACCTGGTTTTTGTATCAGGAATAGGACAGGCAGGAAAACTACCTCACTACATCAAGGGCAATGTGTTCAACGGCCTGCATGGAAGGTCTCTATCCCCGGCAACAGGTATAAAAGCAGTTAACCCTGAGTTAACAGTTATCGATGTGAGTGGAGATGGTTGTATGTACGGTGAGGGGGGCAACCACTTCATTCACACCATCAGACGTAATCCGGACCTTACCAACCTGGTGCATAACAACATGGTTTACGGCCTAACCAAGGGACAGGCATCACCCACCAGTCAGATAGATTTCAACACACCTTTACAAGTTGACGGAGTATTTTTAGAACCATTCAACCCATTAACGGTGGCAATTGCTCTTGACGCATCCTTTGTGGCCAGAGCATTTAGTGGAGATCGTAAACAAACCATTGAAATCTTAAAAGCAGCCATAAAACATAAAGGATACTCATTGGTTGATATTTTTCAACCCTGTGTGTCTTTCAATAAGGTAAACACTAGAAACTGGTTCAAAGAACACACATACTATCTGGAAGATGACCATGATCCCAGCAACAGGAACCTTGCCTTCCAGAGAGCCATTGAAACTGGAGAATATCCACTGGGAATCTTTTACACCAACTGCAACAAGAGAACCTTTGAAGAGAACCTCAGCGTGTATTATGATAAAAAAACTCCATTGTTCCAGAGGAAAGTTGATATGCAGAAGATTAGAAATCTTGTGGAGACTAAAAGATAA
- a CDS encoding protease htpX encodes MVSNDEIKRKLAEKRNPGVKKSPSSENLAADRTLSSEELKDKFRKQREKQKDLKHENPGYLICEKCGGYYELQPGESPDDFTDECECGGKLEYVKTLKTS; translated from the coding sequence ATGGTTTCTAATGATGAAATAAAAAGAAAACTAGCTGAAAAACGGAATCCAGGCGTTAAAAAGAGTCCAAGCAGTGAAAATTTAGCTGCAGATAGGACGCTTTCAAGTGAAGAACTCAAGGATAAATTCAGGAAACAAAGAGAGAAACAAAAAGACCTTAAACACGAAAATCCTGGTTATTTAATTTGTGAAAAGTGTGGGGGTTACTATGAATTACAACCTGGAGAGTCTCCAGATGATTTTACTGATGAATGTGAATGTGGGGGAAAACTTGAATATGTAAAAACTTTAAAAACCAGTTAA
- a CDS encoding DUF998 domain-containing protein, with amino-acid sequence MLFIDKNNKWAWTGILAVFIFLILLFTAYLMFPGQYTPLENWMSDLGNMELNPQGAVFFNFGCIIAGFILIPFFVSLSWLKREDDNKLLITTQILGFIAAIFLIMVGIFPENYPPWHWMWSALFFITLLIFLVLVTIFMWSHPLFPRSLVYYGFFVIIVDLYFITINIIPIWLPKPLLEWFSVISALGLLLGMSFVMLTSRNKRDSKISN; translated from the coding sequence ATGTTATTCATTGATAAAAATAATAAATGGGCTTGGACAGGGATTTTAGCAGTTTTTATTTTTCTAATTTTACTGTTTACTGCCTATTTGATGTTTCCTGGACAATACACTCCTCTTGAAAATTGGATGAGTGACCTTGGAAACATGGAACTAAATCCTCAAGGGGCAGTGTTCTTCAATTTTGGTTGTATTATAGCTGGATTTATCCTTATACCTTTTTTTGTTTCGTTATCATGGTTGAAAAGAGAAGATGATAATAAATTACTTATAACAACCCAGATATTGGGCTTCATTGCAGCTATATTCCTGATTATGGTGGGTATTTTCCCTGAAAACTATCCACCTTGGCATTGGATGTGGTCAGCCCTGTTTTTCATAACCTTACTGATCTTCCTGGTTCTGGTAACCATTTTCATGTGGAGTCATCCTTTATTTCCCAGATCTCTGGTTTACTACGGATTTTTTGTAATTATTGTGGATTTGTATTTCATTACCATTAACATAATACCTATTTGGTTGCCAAAACCACTGTTGGAATGGTTTTCAGTTATATCTGCACTTGGATTGCTATTAGGCATGTCTTTTGTTATGTTAACCAGCAGAAACAAAAGGGATTCAAAGATCAGTAATTGA
- the gatD gene encoding Glu-tRNA(Gln) amidotransferase subunit GatD, which translates to MSYRKTAKKFLDSQEISVGDQISIKKDGIEYQGMLLDRAEDADEWHVVLKLANGYNIGVNIVEAEAKLLEKGEKPKIDLPPLDIKEDPEKMDISIISTGGTVASIIDYKTGAVHPAFTADDLLRATPELLDEANITGKAIMNILSENMKPDYWIQAARSVADEITEGAEGVVVAHGTDTMHYTSAALSFILQTPVPIILTGAQRSSDRPSSDAYINLMSSVAAAKSDIAEVMVCMHATENDSQTYLHRGAKVRKMHTSRRDTFSSINTLPMAQVKDGKVKIIDKNYPYTKRKEIQLEVNDSLEPKVAFIKSYPGISGELIDYHIDKGYKGMVIEGTGLGHCPDYLIPPIKRAINEGIPVAMSSQCLYGRTNLNVYSTGRKLLSAGVIPVGDMLPEVAYVKLVWTLGQTTEHEEVKKIMQTNLKGELVEKSSSKYFIKDYGR; encoded by the coding sequence ATGAGTTATCGTAAAACAGCCAAAAAATTTTTAGATTCACAGGAAATATCCGTTGGGGATCAAATTTCAATAAAAAAAGATGGTATAGAATATCAGGGAATGCTATTGGACCGGGCTGAAGATGCTGATGAGTGGCATGTGGTGTTGAAACTGGCTAACGGTTACAATATAGGAGTGAACATAGTTGAAGCTGAGGCCAAGCTCCTGGAGAAAGGAGAAAAACCCAAAATCGATCTTCCACCATTAGATATTAAGGAAGACCCGGAAAAAATGGACATCTCCATCATATCCACAGGAGGGACTGTGGCTTCCATAATCGATTACAAAACCGGGGCTGTTCACCCTGCTTTTACTGCTGATGACCTGTTGAGGGCCACTCCAGAACTCCTGGATGAGGCCAACATCACAGGAAAGGCCATAATGAACATCTTAAGCGAGAACATGAAACCGGACTACTGGATCCAAGCCGCCAGATCAGTGGCTGATGAGATAACCGAAGGTGCTGAGGGGGTAGTAGTGGCCCATGGAACCGATACCATGCATTACACTTCTGCTGCCTTAAGTTTCATCCTCCAAACACCGGTTCCCATAATTTTAACTGGTGCGCAGCGGAGTTCGGACCGACCATCATCTGATGCCTACATTAACCTTATGAGCTCAGTAGCTGCTGCCAAATCAGACATTGCCGAGGTTATGGTGTGCATGCATGCCACTGAAAATGATAGTCAGACCTATCTGCACAGGGGCGCCAAGGTGCGTAAGATGCACACCAGCCGCAGGGACACTTTCTCCAGTATCAACACCCTCCCTATGGCCCAGGTTAAGGATGGAAAGGTGAAGATCATTGATAAAAATTATCCATACACCAAACGAAAGGAGATCCAACTGGAAGTTAATGACTCATTAGAACCGAAAGTAGCATTCATTAAAAGTTATCCTGGAATTTCAGGAGAATTGATTGATTACCATATAGATAAAGGTTATAAAGGCATGGTAATAGAGGGAACTGGATTGGGGCACTGTCCTGACTATCTCATTCCTCCCATAAAAAGAGCAATCAATGAAGGAATACCAGTAGCCATGTCTTCCCAGTGTCTGTACGGTAGGACTAATCTGAATGTATACAGTACTGGTCGTAAACTTTTATCTGCAGGTGTGATCCCGGTGGGTGACATGCTACCAGAAGTAGCTTATGTGAAACTGGTATGGACTCTAGGACAGACCACCGAGCATGAAGAAGTTAAAAAAATAATGCAAACCAACCTTAAGGGTGAACTGGTGGAAAAATCATCCTCAAAATATTTCATAAAAGATTACGGGAGATAA
- a CDS encoding TIM barrel protein, giving the protein MKQNIRFGPAGNPIGFKGQTVDVCDYIRELGLDAYEYQATYGVRIQKQSGLKLAENSQKNDVRVSMHAPYYINLAAQKEDVLKRSIDRLIQSARAAEWIGAYRIVFHPGFYTKYSPQDALKRCKNSITNLMEDLNSRRMENFIFAPETTGKRSQLGSLEEIIDICQSFDHFAPTIDFAHLHARGRGSIKDIDDYHKILAKLEEELGGGCHEHEFLHCHFTRIEYTDAGERKHHILTEKEYGPPMEPLLEALIECGWNATIICETPLLEQDALLMQKTYKNMVK; this is encoded by the coding sequence ATGAAACAAAATATTAGATTCGGCCCTGCAGGTAATCCCATAGGCTTTAAAGGTCAAACAGTTGATGTCTGTGACTATATACGTGAATTGGGATTAGATGCATATGAGTACCAGGCTACCTACGGTGTGCGTATTCAGAAACAATCGGGATTAAAACTAGCTGAAAATTCTCAAAAAAATGATGTTAGGGTTTCAATGCATGCCCCATATTATATCAATCTCGCAGCCCAAAAAGAAGATGTTTTAAAACGTTCCATTGATAGGTTAATTCAATCAGCCCGGGCTGCCGAATGGATAGGAGCGTATCGTATTGTTTTCCACCCGGGATTTTACACTAAATACAGTCCTCAGGATGCACTTAAACGGTGTAAAAATTCGATAACTAACTTGATGGAAGATTTAAATTCCAGAAGAATGGAAAATTTCATATTTGCCCCGGAAACTACCGGGAAAAGATCACAACTGGGTAGTTTAGAGGAAATTATAGATATCTGTCAGTCATTTGATCATTTCGCCCCAACAATTGACTTTGCACATCTACATGCCCGGGGAAGGGGATCTATTAAAGATATTGATGATTACCATAAAATATTAGCAAAATTAGAGGAAGAATTGGGTGGCGGATGTCATGAACATGAATTTCTCCACTGTCACTTCACCAGAATTGAATACACCGATGCTGGTGAAAGAAAACATCACATACTCACAGAAAAAGAATACGGACCACCTATGGAACCATTACTGGAAGCATTGATTGAATGTGGTTGGAATGCCACCATCATATGTGAAACTCCTTTACTTGAGCAGGATGCTCTTTTAATGCAAAAAACCTACAAAAATATGGTAAAATAA
- a CDS encoding V4R domain-containing protein, whose protein sequence is MKKKSNEKETEVSDDVQIELFSTPNGVKAIKSPVRVKILSMLRKGDLSFDEIVKHSGRAKSTVSSHLKLMSKEGIISSRVDPDDARKKIFFIQSEYIGKLHRQQLQEDISAYIQRYIASENDPFEFFRLIFHTLRISLLSQGVDIDPILYEAGLKVGKALYEKVKDPDMTNFLGNIAAFWETHSLGSVEVKDLQPLTIGVQDCFECSGLPYLGRPACAFDSGILESLFSSYNQEEVKVTETECYALGDKQCSFVIE, encoded by the coding sequence ATGAAAAAAAAATCAAATGAAAAGGAAACTGAAGTTTCCGATGATGTTCAGATAGAACTTTTCTCCACCCCTAATGGTGTAAAAGCCATTAAAAGCCCGGTTAGGGTTAAAATTTTGTCTATGTTAAGGAAGGGTGATCTCAGCTTTGACGAGATTGTGAAACATTCCGGCCGTGCTAAATCCACTGTTTCCAGCCATCTTAAACTTATGAGCAAAGAAGGTATAATCAGCTCCCGTGTGGATCCTGATGATGCTCGAAAGAAGATTTTTTTTATTCAATCAGAATACATAGGTAAATTACATCGTCAGCAGCTTCAGGAAGACATTTCTGCTTATATCCAGAGGTACATTGCAAGTGAAAATGATCCATTTGAGTTCTTTCGTCTGATATTTCACACTTTAAGAATTTCTCTCTTAAGTCAGGGAGTTGATATAGATCCTATACTCTACGAAGCTGGTTTAAAAGTGGGAAAAGCTTTATATGAAAAGGTTAAGGATCCGGATATGACTAACTTCCTGGGAAACATTGCTGCTTTTTGGGAAACTCACAGTCTTGGTTCTGTGGAAGTTAAAGATCTCCAACCTTTAACCATTGGTGTGCAGGATTGTTTTGAATGCAGTGGACTTCCTTATCTGGGTCGGCCTGCCTGTGCATTTGATAGTGGAATATTGGAATCATTGTTCAGTTCATACAACCAAGAAGAAGTAAAAGTTACTGAAACTGAATGTTATGCCCTGGGAGATAAACAATGTAGTTTTGTGATTGAATAA
- a CDS encoding exodeoxyribonuclease III: MKKIRILSWNVNGIRAVHRKGFLDWFSKDKPDILCIQETKAIRKQFPADIRNINGYHLYLSEAERKGYSGVATYTSMKPENVKQGFGIPKFDSEGRTLITDYGDFVLFNIYFPNGKMSQERLKYKLDFYDSFLDYADALKEEGRNIIVCGDVNTAHNEIDLARPKENEKISGFLPIEREWMDRFLSHGYVDTFREFNQENDQYTWWSYRTRARERNVGWRLDYFFVNQEFIDNVQSSYILSDVMGSDHCPVGVEIKI; the protein is encoded by the coding sequence ATGAAGAAAATTAGAATATTATCCTGGAACGTCAATGGAATCAGGGCAGTGCACCGTAAAGGATTCCTTGACTGGTTTAGTAAGGATAAACCAGATATACTATGTATTCAAGAAACCAAAGCCATTCGTAAACAATTCCCAGCAGACATCAGAAATATTAATGGCTACCATCTGTACCTTTCTGAAGCAGAACGCAAAGGATACAGTGGAGTGGCCACCTACACCAGTATGAAACCGGAAAATGTTAAACAGGGTTTTGGAATTCCCAAATTCGACAGTGAAGGTCGTACACTCATAACTGATTATGGGGATTTTGTACTCTTCAACATATACTTCCCCAATGGTAAAATGTCCCAGGAAAGACTAAAGTACAAATTAGACTTCTATGACTCCTTTTTGGACTATGCTGACGCCCTTAAAGAAGAAGGAAGGAATATCATAGTTTGTGGGGATGTCAACACTGCCCATAATGAGATAGACCTGGCAAGACCCAAAGAAAATGAGAAAATTTCGGGTTTTTTGCCTATTGAAAGGGAATGGATGGATCGTTTCCTGAGCCATGGTTATGTGGACACCTTCCGTGAGTTCAACCAGGAAAATGACCAGTACACCTGGTGGAGTTACCGTACCCGTGCCAGAGAACGAAATGTGGGCTGGAGACTGGATTACTTCTTTGTTAACCAAGAATTCATAGACAATGTTCAGTCATCTTACATTCTTTCCGATGTTATGGGGTCTGACCACTGTCCAGTGGGTGTAGAAATAAAGATTTAA
- the trxB gene encoding thioredoxin-disulfide reductase, whose amino-acid sequence MEEYDLIIIGGGPAGLTAGIYAGRQGMKAVILEMMTGAGSGYMVPSMENYPGFESISGKDLLEKMRKQVEKHVTVRNMEEVKKIVKNDSTSISVTTSKGEYNAKAIIISTGSRHRRLKVPGEIDFIGRGVCYCATCDGPLYQNKNVVVVGGGNAALQEAIYLESLGCHVTIIHRRNQLRAEKYLQEKLKEKEIPVIWDSVVEEIKGDVMVGSVLLYNRKTDEKSELPIDGVFIAVGEEPLSKVAQDAGVEVDKAKYIVTDKYQRTNIPDIYAAGDITGGIKQWVVACAEGAVASLSAFEDVME is encoded by the coding sequence GTGGAAGAATATGATCTGATTATTATTGGAGGAGGACCAGCAGGATTAACAGCAGGAATCTATGCTGGAAGACAGGGAATGAAAGCTGTCATTCTGGAGATGATGACTGGAGCAGGTTCCGGGTACATGGTGCCCAGCATGGAAAACTATCCTGGATTTGAATCTATTTCTGGGAAGGATCTCCTGGAGAAGATGAGAAAACAGGTAGAAAAACATGTTACCGTGAGGAACATGGAGGAAGTTAAGAAAATTGTTAAAAATGACTCGACCAGTATTTCTGTCACCACATCTAAAGGGGAATATAATGCCAAGGCCATCATAATATCCACGGGAAGTCGTCACAGAAGACTGAAAGTACCGGGTGAGATTGATTTTATTGGCCGTGGAGTTTGTTATTGTGCCACCTGTGACGGACCATTATACCAAAATAAAAATGTTGTAGTAGTGGGCGGAGGAAACGCAGCTCTTCAAGAAGCAATCTATCTAGAAAGTCTGGGATGCCATGTAACCATCATACACCGCAGAAACCAGTTGAGAGCAGAAAAATACCTCCAGGAAAAGTTAAAAGAAAAGGAAATACCTGTAATCTGGGATTCTGTGGTAGAAGAGATAAAGGGAGATGTGATGGTAGGCAGTGTGTTACTCTACAACAGAAAAACAGATGAAAAATCGGAATTGCCCATTGATGGAGTATTCATTGCAGTAGGAGAAGAACCCCTCAGTAAAGTTGCTCAGGATGCAGGAGTTGAAGTAGATAAAGCAAAATACATTGTAACTGATAAATACCAGCGAACCAACATTCCGGATATCTATGCTGCAGGTGACATAACCGGTGGAATTAAACAGTGGGTAGTAGCCTGTGCTGAAGGAGCAGTAGCATCATTATCAGCCTTTGAAGATGTTATGGAGTAG
- the hcp gene encoding hydroxylamine reductase, whose protein sequence is MEKKEALDMFCYQCSQTARETGCTVKGVCGKEPTVARLQDNLLFAIKGIAAYLYHARELGYTDEEVDAFLERGFYSTLTNVNFDPQKFVNLALEAGQMNLKTMQLLKKAHIETYGEPIPTKVPVGSVKGPGIVVTGHSLRTLEELLKQTEGKGINVYTHSELLPAHGYPGLKKYKHLVGQLGGPWFDQKATFSKYPVAILGTSNCVLLPKDEYKQRMFTSGVAQLPGIKHIEDYDFAPVIEKALELPELEDEPRETVLTTGFGASTVLSLAPKIKKLVEAGKIKQFVLVGGCDSPKPQAQYYTELVSKLPPESVILTLACGKYRFNDLDLGDIEGVPRLIDLGQCNDAIVAVDIAIALTELFGVELNELPLTLVLSWMEQKAAAILWSLLALDMKGIYIGPILPGWVNQEILNILVENYDLKPIGDPEEDIRAIMG, encoded by the coding sequence ATGGAAAAAAAAGAAGCATTGGACATGTTCTGCTACCAATGTTCACAAACTGCCCGTGAAACTGGTTGCACCGTTAAAGGAGTATGTGGAAAAGAACCCACCGTAGCCCGGCTACAGGACAACCTTTTATTCGCCATAAAGGGAATAGCCGCCTACCTCTACCATGCACGTGAGTTAGGTTACACTGATGAAGAAGTGGACGCTTTCTTGGAAAGAGGTTTCTACTCCACCTTAACCAACGTGAACTTCGACCCCCAGAAGTTTGTGAATTTGGCTCTGGAAGCAGGACAGATGAACTTAAAAACCATGCAACTACTGAAAAAAGCACACATCGAAACCTATGGTGAACCCATCCCAACCAAAGTACCTGTGGGATCAGTTAAAGGACCAGGAATCGTTGTTACCGGACACAGCCTGAGAACACTGGAAGAACTCCTGAAACAGACTGAAGGTAAAGGGATCAATGTCTACACCCATTCAGAGTTATTACCTGCCCATGGTTACCCCGGACTTAAAAAATACAAACACTTGGTGGGACAACTGGGAGGTCCCTGGTTTGACCAGAAAGCTACCTTCTCCAAATACCCTGTTGCCATACTGGGAACCTCAAACTGTGTACTGCTACCTAAAGATGAATACAAACAGAGGATGTTCACCAGTGGCGTGGCCCAGCTTCCAGGAATTAAACATATAGAAGATTACGATTTCGCCCCAGTAATTGAAAAGGCATTGGAATTACCTGAACTTGAAGATGAACCTCGTGAAACTGTTTTAACCACTGGATTCGGAGCTTCCACAGTATTATCCCTTGCTCCCAAAATTAAAAAACTGGTGGAAGCAGGTAAAATTAAACAGTTCGTCCTGGTGGGTGGATGTGACTCTCCTAAACCACAGGCCCAATATTACACAGAACTGGTTTCCAAACTGCCCCCAGAATCAGTTATCCTGACTTTAGCCTGTGGTAAGTATAGATTCAACGACTTGGACTTGGGAGATATTGAGGGAGTGCCCAGATTAATAGATTTAGGCCAGTGCAACGATGCCATTGTAGCAGTGGACATTGCAATAGCCCTGACTGAACTATTTGGAGTTGAACTCAATGAACTTCCATTAACTCTAGTCTTAAGCTGGATGGAACAAAAAGCTGCAGCCATCCTCTGGAGTTTACTGGCCCTTGACATGAAAGGAATCTACATTGGTCCTATCCTACCAGGCTGGGTTAACCAGGAAATATTGAACATACTGGTTGAAAACTACGATCTCAAACCAATTGGGGATCCAGAAGAAGATATAAGAGCCATAATGGGGTAA
- a CDS encoding cupin domain-containing protein: MDVFFYVLEGKGIVEIGDEKQEITKDSLIDSPARIPHCWYNESDEILRFLVVKVPRPTTETKLL; the protein is encoded by the coding sequence GTGGATGTATTTTTCTATGTTTTAGAGGGCAAAGGCATAGTTGAGATAGGCGATGAAAAACAAGAAATTACAAAAGACTCACTCATTGACAGCCCAGCTCGCATTCCACATTGTTGGTATAATGAAAGTGATGAAATACTCCGTTTTTTAGTGGTTAAAGTTCCCAGACCAACCACAGAAACTAAATTGTTATAA
- a CDS encoding DUF2769 domain-containing protein encodes MDKFEEKMGKIAKEDLSEDEINKRFLDEWGDDCICPDCPMYNQCAQEKYEGIYCLLGKSECNLEEDDCICPDCDVFEDLDLKYDLFCIKGSEKELRGA; translated from the coding sequence ATGGACAAATTTGAGGAAAAAATGGGAAAAATTGCAAAAGAAGACCTATCAGAAGATGAAATCAATAAAAGGTTTTTAGATGAATGGGGAGATGATTGTATCTGTCCGGATTGTCCCATGTATAACCAGTGCGCCCAGGAAAAATATGAAGGCATCTACTGCCTCCTGGGTAAATCAGAATGTAACCTGGAGGAAGATGATTGTATCTGTCCGGATTGTGATGTATTCGAGGATTTAGATCTTAAATACGATCTTTTCTGTATCAAAGGATCTGAAAAGGAATTGAGAGGTGCTTAA